The following proteins come from a genomic window of Phnomibacter ginsenosidimutans:
- a CDS encoding DEAD/DEAH box helicase → MKNQQPHITPSPGTAIITQWLAGKALSPFAFQEETWAHMLRGDSGIVNAPTGCGKTFSVFLGSIIQFIDAHPTNWQQQKNNGLQLLWITPLRALAKDLGRAMQEAISDIGLPWQVGIRNGDTETSERARQKKQMPEVLIITPESLQLLLAMKGHLSFLPISK, encoded by the coding sequence GTGAAAAACCAACAGCCACATATCACGCCTTCCCCCGGCACCGCCATCATCACTCAATGGTTGGCGGGGAAAGCATTATCCCCCTTTGCCTTTCAAGAAGAAACATGGGCACACATGCTGCGGGGCGACAGCGGTATCGTTAATGCACCAACGGGTTGTGGTAAAACCTTTTCTGTTTTTCTCGGCAGCATCATTCAGTTTATTGATGCGCATCCTACCAATTGGCAGCAACAAAAAAACAACGGACTGCAATTGCTGTGGATTACACCACTGCGGGCATTGGCCAAAGATTTGGGTCGTGCCATGCAGGAAGCTATCTCCGACATTGGTCTGCCCTGGCAGGTAGGCATCCGCAATGGCGACACCGAGACCAGCGAAAGAGCACGGCAAAAAAAGCAAATGCCGGAAGTGCTCATCATCACCCCCGAAAGCCTGCAATTGCTACTGGCCATGAAGGGCCATCTATCCTTTTTACCAATCTCAAAGTAA
- a CDS encoding alkaline phosphatase family protein, giving the protein MTKRFSLFALVSLLALAGIAQAPKKATAPKKPKLVVGMVVDQMRWDFLYRYANRYGDGGFKRLLQQGFSAENTMIPYALTVTSCGPRQCVHRFGACHQRHCEQ; this is encoded by the coding sequence ATGACGAAACGTTTTTCCCTTTTTGCATTGGTATCGCTGCTGGCACTGGCCGGCATAGCACAAGCGCCCAAAAAAGCAACGGCTCCCAAAAAGCCCAAGCTGGTAGTAGGCATGGTGGTAGACCAAATGCGTTGGGACTTTTTGTACCGCTACGCCAACCGCTACGGCGATGGTGGTTTTAAGCGTTTGTTGCAGCAAGGCTTTTCTGCTGAAAACACCATGATTCCTTATGCACTTACTGTAACAAGCTGCGGGCCACGCCAGTGTGTACACCGGTTCGGTGCCTGCCATCAACGGCATTGTGAGCAATGA
- a CDS encoding histone deacetylase family protein, whose product MVHIAYDPIYAHPLPEGHRFPMLKYELIPAQLLHEGSISPAQIFSPAACTEDIILLTHDAGYWHDLEQLALTPSHIRRIGFPLSAQLVQREIMIAQGTIDCALLAMQHGVALNVAGGTHHAFANRGEGFCLLNDMAIAANYLLHHQLAKQILIVDPDVHQGNGTASIFAQEPRVFTFSMHGSHNYPFIKEQSDLDVPLPDGIGDDDYLQLLQQHLQALLHRLQPDFIFYLSGVDVLSTDKFGKLNLSMAGCQQRDTIVLQACKQQGIPCCIAMGGGYSPDIKHIVEAHCNTFRTAIDLFG is encoded by the coding sequence ATGGTACACATTGCTTACGATCCCATTTATGCGCATCCGCTGCCCGAGGGGCACCGGTTTCCCATGCTTAAGTATGAGCTCATACCGGCGCAGCTGCTGCACGAAGGCAGCATTTCGCCGGCACAAATATTTTCGCCGGCAGCTTGCACCGAAGACATCATTTTGCTGACGCATGATGCCGGCTACTGGCACGACCTGGAGCAGCTGGCCCTTACGCCATCGCATATCCGTCGCATTGGTTTTCCGCTGTCGGCGCAGCTGGTGCAGCGGGAAATCATGATTGCACAAGGCACCATTGATTGTGCGTTGCTGGCCATGCAGCATGGCGTGGCGCTCAATGTAGCCGGTGGCACCCACCATGCATTTGCCAACCGTGGCGAAGGCTTTTGCCTGCTCAACGATATGGCCATTGCAGCCAATTATTTACTGCATCACCAACTGGCAAAACAAATACTCATTGTAGATCCGGATGTACACCAAGGCAATGGCACCGCCAGCATTTTTGCACAAGAGCCACGGGTGTTTACATTTAGCATGCACGGCAGTCACAACTATCCTTTTATCAAAGAACAAAGCGATTTGGATGTGCCCCTGCCCGATGGCATTGGTGATGATGATTACCTGCAACTGTTGCAGCAACATTTGCAAGCATTGCTGCACCGCCTACAACCCGACTTTATTTTTTACCTGAGCGGTGTAGATGTACTAAGCACCGACAAATTTGGCAAGCTCAACCTGAGCATGGCCGGCTGCCAACAGCGGGATACCATTGTGTTGCAGGCCTGCAAGCAGCAAGGCATTCCCTGTTGCATTGCCATGGGTGGCGGCTATAGCCCCGATATCAAACACATTGTAGAAGCACATTGCAACACCTTCCGCACGGCCATCGATTTGTTTGGATAG
- a CDS encoding alkaline phosphatase family protein → MYTGSVPAINGIVSNEWFDPQTGKEVYCVEDDNVKIVGGVEKSEPMSPRNLWVTTISDELRLATNFQSKVVGVAIKDRGAILPAGHTGTAYWYEGANGAFVSSTYYMNTLPDWVQQFNNKKLVDKLVQQRLENAVPH, encoded by the coding sequence GTGTACACCGGTTCGGTGCCTGCCATCAACGGCATTGTGAGCAATGAATGGTTCGATCCGCAGACAGGCAAGGAAGTGTATTGCGTGGAAGATGACAATGTGAAAATTGTAGGCGGCGTAGAAAAATCGGAGCCCATGTCGCCCCGGAATTTGTGGGTTACCACCATCAGCGATGAGCTGCGCTTGGCGACCAATTTTCAATCGAAAGTGGTAGGCGTGGCCATCAAAGACCGCGGTGCTATTTTGCCTGCAGGCCACACCGGTACTGCTTATTGGTACGAAGGTGCCAACGGTGCTTTTGTCAGCAGTACTTACTACATGAATACCCTGCCTGATTGGGTGCAACAGTTCAACAACAAGAAACTGGTAGACAAGCTTGTACAGCAACGATTGGAAAACGCTGTACCCCATTGA
- a CDS encoding alkaline phosphatase family protein, with protein MYSNDWKTLYPIDTYKLSDDDNVPYEGKNAGEAAPVFPHSLRQHIGKNYGAVRGTPYGNTLTLEFAKTALKAEQLGKDDITDLLAVSLSSPDYVGHQYGPNSVEIEDTYLRLDRELAAFFAFLDKEVGAGNYTFFITADHGVAHVPAFLAKHKIDVKTLSSNTVDINKKVAEKFGINGAIRNFSNYQIYLNHNRIDSAGKDAEEISNFIIAELKKLPHVLNAFSFTEMDEAVMPAQMKERFANVYNPKLSGDIEVVLKAGFFYGGATGTTHGSWNPYDAHIPCVFMGWGVTPGRTNRTTHMTDISATVAAMLQIQMPSGCIGEPIVEMLQPK; from the coding sequence TTGTACAGCAACGATTGGAAAACGCTGTACCCCATTGACACCTACAAACTCAGCGACGACGACAACGTGCCTTACGAAGGCAAAAATGCGGGTGAAGCTGCACCGGTTTTTCCGCACAGCCTGCGTCAGCATATAGGTAAAAACTATGGCGCCGTTCGGGGTACACCTTATGGCAATACCCTCACATTGGAATTTGCCAAAACAGCATTGAAAGCAGAACAGTTGGGCAAGGATGACATTACTGATTTGCTGGCCGTAAGCCTATCGAGCCCCGATTATGTAGGCCACCAATACGGTCCTAACTCTGTAGAAATTGAAGATACTTACCTGCGACTCGACCGTGAACTGGCTGCCTTCTTCGCCTTTTTAGATAAAGAAGTAGGTGCCGGCAATTATACCTTCTTTATTACAGCCGATCATGGTGTGGCTCATGTGCCTGCCTTTTTGGCGAAGCATAAAATTGATGTAAAGACTTTGTCGAGCAACACGGTTGACATCAACAAGAAAGTGGCAGAAAAATTTGGCATTAACGGGGCCATCCGCAATTTCAGCAATTACCAAATTTACCTCAACCACAACCGCATCGATTCTGCAGGAAAAGATGCTGAAGAAATCAGCAACTTCATTATTGCCGAGTTGAAAAAATTGCCGCATGTACTCAACGCCTTTTCATTTACAGAAATGGATGAAGCGGTGATGCCTGCCCAAATGAAAGAACGTTTTGCCAACGTGTACAACCCCAAGCTGAGTGGCGATATTGAAGTGGTGTTGAAAGCCGGCTTCTTTTATGGTGGTGCTACAGGTACTACACACGGCAGCTGGAATCCATACGATGCCCATATCCCTTGCGTATTTATGGGCTGGGGCGTAACGCCGGGCCGCACCAACCGCACCACGCACATGACCGACATCAGCGCTACCGTAGCGGCCATGCTGCAAATACAAATGCCGAGCGGCTGCATTGGCGAACCCATTGTAGAAATGCTGCAACCCAAATAA
- a CDS encoding transglutaminase family protein: MYSAREREINALLQLLDDTDTEVLVSVEEKLLSYGQSVIPNLETYWEQSPDDALQERIELIIHRIHYSNLAQEFTNWANGESDLLYGAFLVAKYQYPELQSVQTIQEIERMRRNIWLEMNSYLTPLEQIKIVESILYNFYKMKGGELVYTQPNDYMIHKVVESKKGNSITNGILYLILAEQLDLPVRAINIPRQFVLGWFSHQVLFENDFELTHPADTIKFYIDPNSGIGFQLKDIELYFKRIGVTSTASYFKPRSNRQIIQLLLEQFANCFDNEAEGYKRKELLALAAIAAQADAAAQQRSDVEEED, from the coding sequence ATGTATTCTGCCCGTGAACGTGAAATAAATGCGCTGCTCCAACTGCTGGATGATACGGATACGGAAGTATTGGTATCGGTAGAAGAAAAGCTGCTCAGCTACGGGCAAAGTGTGATTCCGAATCTGGAAACGTATTGGGAGCAATCGCCGGACGATGCATTGCAGGAGCGGATTGAACTTATCATTCACCGCATTCATTACAGCAACCTGGCACAAGAGTTTACCAACTGGGCCAATGGCGAAAGCGATTTGCTCTATGGCGCTTTTTTGGTAGCCAAATATCAATACCCCGAGTTGCAAAGTGTGCAAACCATTCAGGAAATTGAACGGATGCGCCGCAACATCTGGCTGGAAATGAACAGCTACCTTACCCCGCTGGAACAAATCAAAATTGTGGAGAGCATTCTCTACAATTTTTACAAAATGAAAGGCGGCGAACTGGTGTACACGCAGCCCAACGATTACATGATTCACAAAGTAGTGGAAAGCAAAAAGGGCAATTCCATTACCAATGGCATTTTATACCTCATACTCGCAGAGCAACTCGATTTGCCCGTTCGGGCCATCAATATCCCCCGCCAATTTGTGCTGGGCTGGTTTTCGCACCAGGTATTGTTTGAAAATGATTTTGAACTCACCCATCCTGCCGATACCATTAAGTTCTACATCGACCCCAACAGTGGCATTGGCTTTCAGCTAAAAGACATTGAGCTGTACTTCAAACGCATCGGCGTTACATCTACAGCTTCGTATTTTAAACCCCGCAGCAACCGGCAGATTATTCAACTGTTGCTGGAACAGTTTGCCAATTGCTTCGACAATGAAGCAGAAGGTTACAAACGCAAGGAGCTGCTGGCACTGGCAGCCATTGCTGCACAAGCAGATGCTGCTGCCCAACAGCGCAGCGATGTGGAGGAAGAAGATTAA
- a CDS encoding phytanoyl-CoA dioxygenase family protein → MKETSPIAVADRLDTGSTGIYHLKRLWGKVLLGLQTNPQYAQEQELDSSLIDLLGLGLLPTYQFLYSHRPSFEAFEQWVLQQSGGSINPEKIQQCNQLVNGNSYATSDDEQEVLTVADIQFWHTYGYVIVRNAIPQADCAAARQAIWEYLNMDENDSDTWYHNADTVQGIMVPLYRHPAIDKNRNAPKIRKAFEQLWGQKGLVVTTDKCGFNPPETGSFRYRGIGLHWDVSLAQPIPFGTQGILYLTDTAAHQGALTVVPSFHHIIANWLTNLPNNCHPRTADLSAFEKKPIAANAGDCIIWNHLLPHSSSPNTANLPRLVQYINWYSPLQKVHSEWI, encoded by the coding sequence ATGAAAGAAACTTCCCCCATTGCAGTAGCCGATCGTTTGGACACCGGCAGCACCGGCATTTACCATTTGAAAAGATTGTGGGGCAAAGTCCTGCTTGGCCTGCAAACCAATCCGCAATATGCGCAGGAGCAAGAGCTGGACAGTTCACTGATTGACCTGCTGGGTTTGGGCCTCTTGCCTACCTACCAATTTTTATACAGCCATCGCCCCAGCTTTGAAGCCTTTGAGCAATGGGTGCTACAACAATCGGGCGGCAGCATCAACCCCGAGAAAATTCAGCAATGCAATCAATTGGTAAACGGCAACAGTTATGCTACAAGTGATGACGAACAAGAAGTGCTCACAGTAGCGGACATACAATTTTGGCATACATACGGCTACGTGATTGTGCGGAATGCCATTCCGCAAGCAGATTGTGCCGCCGCCCGGCAGGCTATTTGGGAGTATCTGAACATGGATGAAAACGACAGCGACACGTGGTACCACAATGCCGATACAGTGCAAGGCATTATGGTACCGCTATACCGGCATCCTGCCATCGATAAAAACAGGAATGCGCCCAAAATCAGAAAAGCATTTGAGCAACTATGGGGCCAAAAAGGGCTCGTAGTTACCACAGATAAATGTGGCTTTAATCCTCCTGAAACAGGCAGCTTTCGTTATCGCGGCATTGGCCTGCACTGGGATGTAAGTTTGGCGCAACCAATTCCCTTTGGCACACAAGGCATTTTGTATTTAACCGATACCGCCGCTCACCAAGGAGCGTTGACGGTGGTTCCTTCTTTTCACCACATCATTGCAAACTGGTTGACCAATTTGCCCAACAATTGCCACCCACGAACAGCCGATTTATCCGCTTTCGAAAAGAAGCCGATTGCGGCCAACGCCGGTGATTGCATCATCTGGAATCATTTGTTGCCGCACAGCAGCAGTCCGAATACAGCCAACCTTCCACGGTTGGTACAATATATCAACTGGTATTCGCCCTTGCAAAAAGTACACAGCGAATGGATTTGA
- a CDS encoding DUF559 domain-containing protein yields MLRPLQQPGVIVKAQMRKDIAVHSIIPDEIEKYPWAGHLGIKLAEKVVPIIERSNTTLIFINTRGMAERWYQTLLDVAPQLAGAIALHHGSIEQELRLWVEEALHTHTLKAVVATASLDLGVDFRPVDTVIQVGSPKGVSRFLQRAGRAGHQPGEVSNVYFLPTHALELVEAAALKTAIEDGEMESKDPLALCFDVLCQFLCTLAVGDGFRPEHILPMVQSTWCFQTMTEEEWWQVLLHITEGGKALQQYDEYRKVEVIEGVYKITSRRLALRHRMNIGTIVSDAMMKVKFVTGGYVGHIEEWFISRLDPGDVFTLAGRNLELVQLKDMTVMVRKSSKKKAIVPSWMGGRMSLTANLGMVLRRTIGEAASLIEKQSLLPLSLGEGQEVRSNEEKTRPGYMTTSPEQWPTLLKHAKEMRKEPTVAEKLLWQNLRNRKLDGYKFRRQHPVLFFIPDFVCLEKKLIIELDGSVHRDPDNAKADFFRACHLSEHGYGIMRFWNSEIEKNQITVLEKIRNRLAAIDSVATIQERLQKARPEWWREYVGNRHEGQHLKNGLTPSPSPVERGAIQDNDLLNPSPSPVERRAKAETSPELQALIPLFELQSQLSHIPRNNELLIEHHESKEGFHLLVYPFEGRAVHEAMSAILAYRISRSMPITFSIAMNDYGFELLSDKPIPVDDSNVHALFSTEDLFLAMQQSANHVEMAMRKFRDIAVIGGLIFQGMPGEQKKARHLQASASLIFKVFKDFDPDNLLLRQAYQEVYEQQMEEVRLRQALQRIQQHDIIIRWPEKFTPLSFPIIADGLNRNNLSSENLEERIRKMAAALNA; encoded by the coding sequence TTGTTGCGCCCCTTGCAGCAACCCGGTGTGATTGTGAAAGCACAAATGCGCAAAGACATTGCCGTGCACAGCATCATTCCTGATGAGATTGAAAAATATCCCTGGGCTGGACACCTCGGCATTAAGCTGGCTGAAAAAGTGGTGCCCATTATTGAGCGAAGCAACACCACTCTCATCTTCATCAATACAAGAGGGATGGCGGAGCGGTGGTACCAAACCCTGCTCGATGTAGCCCCTCAGTTGGCAGGAGCCATAGCACTGCACCACGGCAGCATTGAACAAGAGCTACGCCTATGGGTGGAAGAAGCTTTGCATACCCATACACTTAAAGCTGTAGTTGCCACGGCCAGCCTCGATTTGGGTGTTGATTTTCGTCCGGTAGATACGGTGATACAAGTGGGTTCACCCAAAGGTGTGTCTCGTTTTTTGCAGCGGGCTGGCCGGGCTGGTCATCAACCCGGTGAAGTGAGCAACGTGTATTTTTTGCCCACACATGCCTTGGAACTGGTGGAGGCAGCGGCACTCAAAACCGCCATTGAGGATGGCGAAATGGAAAGCAAGGATCCGCTGGCTTTGTGCTTTGATGTGCTGTGTCAGTTTTTGTGTACGCTGGCCGTAGGCGATGGCTTTCGGCCGGAGCACATACTGCCCATGGTACAAAGTACCTGGTGCTTTCAAACCATGACGGAAGAGGAATGGTGGCAGGTATTGCTACACATTACCGAAGGCGGCAAGGCCCTGCAGCAATACGATGAGTACCGCAAAGTGGAAGTGATAGAAGGCGTGTACAAAATAACCAGCAGAAGACTGGCACTGCGCCACCGCATGAACATTGGCACCATTGTAAGCGATGCCATGATGAAGGTAAAGTTTGTAACCGGCGGCTATGTGGGTCATATTGAAGAATGGTTTATCAGCCGGCTGGACCCCGGCGATGTGTTTACACTGGCCGGTCGCAACCTCGAACTGGTACAGCTGAAAGACATGACCGTGATGGTGCGCAAAAGCAGCAAGAAAAAAGCCATTGTACCCAGCTGGATGGGCGGCCGCATGAGCCTGACTGCTAATTTGGGCATGGTGTTGAGAAGGACGATTGGGGAGGCTGCGTCATTGATTGAAAAGCAATCGCTTCTACCCCTCTCCCTTGGAGAGGGGCAAGAGGTGAGGTCAAATGAAGAGAAGACTAGACCAGGCTACATGACCACCAGCCCCGAGCAATGGCCTACCCTGCTCAAGCATGCAAAAGAAATGCGCAAAGAGCCCACCGTTGCAGAAAAACTACTGTGGCAAAACCTGCGCAATAGAAAACTGGATGGATACAAATTCAGAAGACAGCACCCTGTATTGTTCTTCATTCCTGATTTTGTTTGCCTCGAGAAAAAACTCATCATTGAATTAGATGGTTCAGTGCATAGAGACCCGGACAACGCCAAAGCAGATTTTTTCAGGGCCTGCCACTTATCGGAACATGGCTACGGCATCATGCGATTCTGGAACAGTGAGATTGAAAAAAATCAAATTACCGTTTTAGAAAAAATCAGGAACAGGTTAGCAGCAATAGATAGTGTAGCGACTATTCAGGAAAGACTGCAAAAAGCAAGACCGGAATGGTGGAGGGAGTATGTGGGGAATAGACATGAGGGACAGCATTTGAAGAACGGCCTCACCCCCAGCCCCTCTCCGGTGGAGAGGGGGGCAATACAAGACAATGATTTGCTCAACCCCAGCCCCTCTCCGGTGGAGAGGAGGGCAAAGGCAGAAACTTCCCCCGAACTCCAGGCCCTCATCCCCCTCTTCGAATTACAATCCCAACTCTCCCACATTCCCCGCAACAACGAGCTGCTGATAGAGCACCACGAAAGCAAAGAAGGCTTTCACCTGCTGGTGTATCCCTTTGAAGGTCGGGCCGTACACGAAGCCATGAGTGCCATTCTGGCCTACCGCATCAGCCGCAGTATGCCCATTACTTTTTCCATTGCCATGAATGATTATGGCTTTGAACTGCTGAGCGACAAACCCATACCGGTAGACGACAGCAATGTGCATGCGTTATTCAGCACCGAAGATTTGTTTTTGGCCATGCAGCAAAGCGCCAACCATGTAGAAATGGCCATGCGCAAATTCAGAGACATTGCCGTGATTGGCGGTCTCATTTTTCAGGGCATGCCCGGTGAGCAAAAAAAAGCCCGGCACCTGCAGGCATCAGCATCGCTGATTTTTAAAGTGTTTAAAGATTTTGACCCCGACAACCTGCTGCTGCGGCAGGCCTATCAGGAAGTGTACGAACAACAAATGGAAGAAGTGCGGCTACGACAAGCCTTGCAGCGCATTCAGCAACATGATATCATCATTCGCTGGCCGGAGAAGTTTACTCCACTCTCTTTCCCCATTATTGCCGACGGACTCAACCGCAACAATCTGTCTTCCGAAAATCTGGAAGAACGCATCCGCAAAATGGCAGCGGCACTCAACGCCTGA
- a CDS encoding neutral/alkaline non-lysosomal ceramidase N-terminal domain-containing protein, whose translation MRRFFNILFRVVITVLVLLLLAVPFVVRRVDRTPYAQTDWYRHMMQRLDSLAATHPPPVADTVLRVGYAKVNITPNHAVPTAGYGKREGRPVLQVHDSLFVRTLWLQQGNTKAAIVSADLLIIPPEVTQQVKARLSAAGIEWNNVFIGATHTHNSMGGWGKNYIGELFAGTYNQELVNNLAAQIIQSMALAARHATGAQLVYEERQAPQLVRNRVLGDSAPEYHVLHSLHALLHSGETVSLHSFAAHATTLSDSVMQLSRDYPGALLAQLEQQQRFAMYMAGAVGSMGPVEPDGSDWQQLSYMANGLADTLQHGAFKKSVPLGDVLWPVTLPLELREPQWRFTQNWCFRHWLWSRLYGDYPAEVKALKIGDLLLVGMPCDFGGELMAPLQAYAQQNGKHLMVTSFNGGYCGYITPDNRYDAEGYETRVMNWFGPGNGAYFSEVIRRLLDIM comes from the coding sequence ATGCGTCGTTTCTTTAACATACTGTTTCGGGTCGTTATCACGGTGTTGGTATTGCTGCTGCTGGCGGTGCCCTTTGTGGTGCGGCGGGTAGATCGTACGCCGTACGCCCAAACCGATTGGTACCGGCACATGATGCAGCGCCTCGATAGCCTGGCGGCTACGCATCCGCCGCCCGTAGCCGATACCGTGCTGCGGGTGGGCTATGCCAAGGTAAACATTACGCCCAACCATGCCGTACCTACGGCGGGCTATGGCAAGCGGGAGGGCAGGCCCGTGCTGCAGGTGCACGATAGCTTGTTTGTACGCACACTGTGGTTGCAGCAGGGCAATACCAAGGCCGCCATCGTGAGTGCCGACTTGCTCATTATTCCTCCTGAGGTGACGCAACAGGTGAAGGCACGGTTGTCCGCCGCCGGTATTGAGTGGAACAATGTATTCATCGGTGCCACGCATACGCACAACAGCATGGGTGGCTGGGGTAAAAACTATATTGGTGAGTTGTTTGCAGGTACGTACAATCAGGAGTTGGTGAACAATCTGGCGGCGCAAATTATTCAGAGCATGGCACTGGCAGCCAGGCATGCCACTGGGGCACAGTTGGTATACGAAGAACGGCAGGCACCCCAACTGGTGCGCAACCGGGTGCTGGGCGATTCGGCGCCAGAGTACCATGTGTTGCATTCGCTGCATGCCTTGTTGCATAGTGGCGAGACCGTGTCACTACACAGTTTTGCGGCCCATGCCACCACCTTGAGTGATTCGGTGATGCAGCTCAGCCGCGATTATCCCGGTGCTTTGCTGGCACAGCTGGAGCAACAGCAACGTTTTGCCATGTACATGGCAGGTGCGGTGGGCAGCATGGGGCCGGTGGAGCCCGATGGCAGCGATTGGCAACAACTTTCATACATGGCCAATGGTTTGGCCGATACATTGCAGCATGGTGCTTTCAAAAAGTCGGTTCCACTCGGCGATGTGCTGTGGCCGGTAACACTGCCGCTAGAGCTACGGGAGCCGCAGTGGCGGTTCACGCAAAACTGGTGTTTCAGGCATTGGTTGTGGAGCCGCTTGTATGGCGATTATCCGGCTGAAGTTAAAGCGCTGAAAATAGGCGACCTCTTACTGGTGGGCATGCCCTGCGATTTTGGTGGCGAACTGATGGCGCCGCTGCAAGCCTATGCACAGCAAAATGGCAAGCACCTGATGGTGACCAGTTTCAACGGTGGTTATTGCGGCTACATTACCCCCGACAACCGCTACGATGCCGAAGGCTACGAAACAAGGGTGATGAACTGGTTTGGCCCGGGCAATGGGGCGTATTTCAGCGAAGTAATTCGCCGTTTGTTGGACATTATGTAA
- a CDS encoding phospholipase D-like domain-containing protein — protein MIVEFIGHGIHEDDNETCGNYICSSIKNPVFTDITVFVAFIRKPGILELKPFIQQAISENRKITFFVGRNEFITSKEALELLLELGVSTYIYNSDIFIYHPKVYLFEGAKNRIITGSSNLTKTGLFYNVECSLLLDFSNQDSAGMKVLNQLKDYFSPLLDFSDPNLEFVTQAHIDKLFADGLIPTENFEYQVNYTVNPNGKETKKLSYLKLGN, from the coding sequence ATGATAGTTGAATTTATAGGACACGGTATTCATGAGGACGACAATGAAACTTGTGGCAACTACATTTGCTCGTCTATTAAAAATCCTGTTTTCACGGACATAACAGTTTTTGTAGCTTTCATTCGCAAGCCAGGTATTTTAGAGTTAAAACCTTTTATTCAGCAAGCAATTTCTGAAAATCGGAAAATTACATTCTTCGTAGGACGCAACGAGTTTATAACATCAAAAGAAGCATTAGAACTATTGCTTGAATTAGGAGTTTCAACCTATATCTACAACTCTGACATTTTTATTTATCACCCAAAGGTTTACCTATTTGAAGGGGCTAAGAATAGAATTATTACTGGCTCTTCCAATTTAACCAAGACAGGTTTATTCTACAATGTAGAATGTTCATTATTACTTGATTTCAGTAATCAAGACAGTGCTGGAATGAAAGTTTTAAATCAACTCAAAGATTATTTTTCTCCTCTCCTTGATTTTTCTGACCCTAACCTTGAATTTGTAACACAAGCACATATTGACAAACTATTTGCAGATGGCTTAATACCGACTGAAAATTTTGAGTATCAAGTAAACTATACTGTTAATCCGAACGGAAAAGAAACAAAAAAGTTAAGCTACCTGAAATTGGGGAATTAG
- a CDS encoding helicase associated domain-containing protein, producing the protein MQKWDYMFERLKAYKEEFGTFTVKRDYADHVLHAWYIKQKLLYKHPELKMPQEHIDKLTAVGFYFGDGHKLREELIVQEWLELLKDAIANNEKIVQNQSYTYKGKKLGTWLIGISQANKKGKKLDIRKRIEETGFDYANTSRTVENVIARLIEDLYKAENPNKLDWRTRFFKHIKKKEKLDDKTIKDIEFAWEFHFHEKPVWGKMHPGTVDRTAEWKAYRKSEGRWFPITLTNGEPIKLHHWVKRKRESPRQMNRIKGKFTEHELNELKEAGFPV; encoded by the coding sequence TTGCAAAAATGGGACTACATGTTTGAACGGCTTAAAGCATACAAGGAAGAGTTTGGAACATTTACAGTTAAAAGAGATTACGCAGACCATGTTTTACATGCTTGGTACATTAAGCAAAAACTCCTGTACAAGCATCCAGAACTGAAAATGCCACAAGAACATATTGACAAATTAACAGCAGTCGGATTTTATTTTGGAGACGGCCACAAATTAAGGGAAGAATTAATAGTACAAGAATGGCTTGAACTGTTGAAAGACGCAATAGCTAACAACGAAAAAATAGTACAAAATCAATCATACACTTACAAAGGCAAAAAGCTTGGGACTTGGTTAATTGGAATTTCACAAGCAAACAAAAAAGGCAAGAAACTTGACATAAGAAAAAGAATTGAAGAAACAGGTTTTGATTATGCTAATACAAGTAGAACAGTTGAAAACGTAATAGCAAGATTAATTGAAGATTTGTATAAAGCTGAAAATCCAAATAAATTGGATTGGAGAACAAGATTTTTCAAGCACATCAAAAAAAAGGAGAAGCTAGACGATAAGACAATTAAGGACATTGAATTTGCTTGGGAATTTCATTTTCACGAAAAGCCAGTTTGGGGAAAGATGCATCCTGGCACTGTTGATAGAACTGCTGAATGGAAAGCATACAGAAAAAGTGAAGGCCGATGGTTTCCTATCACTTTGACAAATGGAGAGCCAATCAAATTACACCATTGGGTAAAACGTAAAAGAGAAAGTCCACGACAAATGAATAGAATAAAAGGTAAATTCACGGAACATGAGTTAAATGAACTTAAGGAAGCAGGCTTTCCTGTGTAG